The DNA sequence CTGACCTGCTTGCTGGCGATGGTCACCTGAAACCCCTTCGGGGTGTATTGCACCAAGAAGCTGGCCGGCGCGTTAAACACGTGGGCCAGCAGGTTAACGGTTTTCTGCCATTTATCGAGCGAGATGAGATCGATAGGATTATCGAGAAGAAAGCGTTCACTGCTGTACAAAGATTCTGTCGACATCGCCTTTCCTTTCTTGAGGATAACGAAATCGCCTTCCTAGCGTCTTGACCTCAGGTCAAACACACCTGCCTGTGAACTAGCCATGCCTTAGAGCATAGAGGTCAACGGAGAGCAATTCAAACCCAAATAATAAACATTATAAATACATCTTTTATTAAATTATGGGATGAAATGCTCACTAGAGCAATGCTCTAGCAAGCTTATTGACTGATATCTTGAGGCTTCTTGAGCAGCTTGCGCTGCAGGGTTCGCCTGTGCATTCCCAGTTGCCGCGCCGTCGCCGACACATTGCCCTTGTTGGCGGTCAGCACCTGCTGTAGATGTTCCCACTCCACCCGCTTAGGGCTCAGGGGCGCCTCATCCACCTCGGGGGCGATCGCCTTGGGCGCCTTGTCGTCCAGCACCCTCAGCAGGGTAGCGGTATCCGCCGGCTTGGTCAGATAGTTATCGGCCCCCAGACGCATCGCCTCGACGGCGGTGGCTATGCTGGCATAGCCGGTCAGCAGCACCAACACGGCCTGGGGCACAGCCCCCTTGAGCGGCGCGATCAGTGCCAGGCCATTGTCTTCGGCCAACTTCATGTCCAGCAGAATATGGCTGGGTTTAAACTGACGCGCCTTAAGCAGCGCCTGGGTGGCATCGTGGGCCAATTCACACTCAAAGCCGTGCTTGCCCATGCGCCGCGCCAGGATCCCGGCGAAACTCTGCTCATCTTCGATGATCAATAAGCGCTTCATGCAGCCCCCTGTATCGGCAGGTAGACCTGGGCCACGGCGCCGCCATCCACATGACTGCCGAGGATCAAGCGCCCGCCCAGACGCTCCAGGCTCGCATGGCTGAGCAACAGGGCGACCCCCATCCCCTTGGGCTCCTCGATTATCTGATGCCCCAGCTGCTGCACCAAAGACGCCGGAATACCCGGGCCGAAGTCGCGCACCCCAAGCACCAGCTCATCCCCCTGACGCTGGGCGGAGAAGCTCACCTTCTGCTCGCCCGTCGCCTCCTGACTGGCCCTGGCACCATTCTCGATGAGCGCCAGTAAGGCGGGCTGCAGGCTGGCATCGACCCGCAACTGCAGCCTGTCGAGGCCATCATCTGGCTCCAACGACAGTTTCACCGCCGGCATAAGCAGATTGACCTGCTCACTCAAGCCGCTCAGCAGTTGCTCGGCGGATTCCAGCCGCTGCGCCCCCTCGCGGATCGATTCGGTGGCGCTGCGCAGCGCCGTCAGGGTGGACTCGCAAACCGTCAGTGCCGATTGCATCTCCTGCAGCGCAGGCCCATTACCATCGGCCTCCTCCTGCAACTCATCCACCAGCAACCTCATGCTAGCCAGTGGGGTCGCCAGCCGGTGAGCCATCTGCGCCGAGGCGGTACCCAGGGCGATCAACTTCTCTTGACGCAACTGCGCCTCACGCATAAAGGCAAGCTGAGCATCCTGGCGCCGCATGCGTTTGGCCAGCAGGGCCACACTCGTGGTCAACACCAGGGAGGAGATGATGAAGTTGACCCACATCCCCAGGTAGTGAGACTGCATATCCATGCCGTGATGACTCATGGCGCTCTCCGGCATGGTAAACAGCATCAGGCTGTAGGCCAGGTTCGACAGCAGGGCCAATGACCAGGGCGCCCAGAAGGGCAGCAGCACGGCGGCGATGGCTATCGGCAGCAATAGCAGGGAGATGAAGGCGTTGGTAGCGCCACCGGAGAAATAGAGCCAGGAGATCCATAGCAGGGTGTCGAGCACCAGGGCGATAAACAGCCCAGACTCGCTACTGAGCAGGGGCTTTCTCAGCCAGAAGGTGAAGCTTAAATAGAAGGCCTCGAGGATCAGGGTGAGATTCAGCGCCGGGCTATGGAGCGACAGACCGAAGGTGTCGGCAAACAGGAAGGTGAGACAGAGTTTTAGCATCAAGGCCATGATGCGCAGCAAGGCCAGTTGGTCGGCGGCCCGATAGCGGCCATAACTCAGAGTCGTCACATTGCTTTCCTATTTGAGATCAAAGACTAATCCTATCTTCGCCAGGGCGTCACCCGAGCGGGACAGGCTGTATTTTACGCCCTGTTCGAAGTCGATTTCACTCTTTATTGCCAAAGATTTGAGGCGCGCCATACTCAGGCTGCAATCCTTGGGTCGCTTGGCCAGGTCGCTCGGGCTCGACTGAGGCGAGATGTGCTTACTGCTCAGCCCCATTATCTCGGCCATCTTAAGCAGCATCTGGTACTTGGTCATGCGCTCGGTGCCGGTGAAATGATAGATGCCCGCCACATCGCCCGCCTGTTGCTGACGTGCAACCAGCTTAACCAGGGCGTTGGCGATATCCAGTGTCGAGGTGGGGCTGCGCACCGCCCAATCATCCTGCTGGGTAGGCACCTGATTGACTAGCTGTTTTAACATCACCAACACCGCCGACTCATCCAGCGACTCGACCCGGCCATAGAGGATGGGTAGACGTAGCACGGCGAACTCTCTGGACACCTCAATCAGTGCCTGCTCCCCCTCACGCTTGGTCTCGCCATAGAAATTGAGCGGATAGGTCTGGTCCTCTTCGCCATAATCGGGCGAGGTGCCATCGAACACATAATCTGTGGAGATGTAACAGAGCCAGGCACCATTAGCCTTAGCCGCCTGGGCGAGCTGGCGAGTCGCGGCCAGGTTGAGGGCCTTTGCCGCCTCGGGGTCACGCTCAGACACATCCGGTCGCCGCTCGGCCGCGCAGTGTAGAATCACCTCGGGTTTGTGGGTCTCGATAAATTGCTTTACCGCCCCCTCGTCGGTCAGATCCAGCCTATGGGTATCTTTACCGGCGCGCGAATAGCCGCAGGTCAAAAGCGTCACCGGCTCTTTTGCAAATTGCTCAACTAAAGCGCGCCCCAGCAGGCCGGTGGCGCCAGTTATCATTATCTTCAGCATTAATGGGATTCTCTGTTAGTCGGCTCACTACCCGGCTGCAGCAAGGGGCAATTTTCGGGTAATACCATGGCGATCGCGCCGGCCTTAAGCTCGAACTCCACATGAGACTCGGCGATAGGCTCGCCGTCGAGATTGATGGGCATAGGCGGGTTGGAGCGCCAGCTGGCCTGGGTATCGCGATGATATTTCACATACTCATTGTCGGCCTTGGGCGATTGCAACTCGGCGATCACCTGCGCCAGGGCCTCGATGGGAAACTGATGTAGGGCGACTAAGTCCATCAGGCCATCGTTGATATAGGCATCCGGCGCCAGCACCTGGCCGCCACCGGCCTGACGGCCGTTACACACGGCGCCCACCAACAACTGCTGCTGGCTGGCCTCGCCATGTATGGTAAATTCGCCGTCATAGGGCTTGAAATTGAGCGCCTGCACCAGCCCGGACAGGGTATAGGCGCCGCCACCGAGAAAGTGTTTCAGCGCCAGCGGCGTGTTGGCGGTGACCTGGGCGCCGAAACCACCACTGG is a window from the Shewanella loihica PV-4 genome containing:
- a CDS encoding response regulator transcription factor translates to MKRLLIIEDEQSFAGILARRMGKHGFECELAHDATQALLKARQFKPSHILLDMKLAEDNGLALIAPLKGAVPQAVLVLLTGYASIATAVEAMRLGADNYLTKPADTATLLRVLDDKAPKAIAPEVDEAPLSPKRVEWEHLQQVLTANKGNVSATARQLGMHRRTLQRKLLKKPQDISQ
- a CDS encoding sensor histidine kinase encodes the protein MALMLKLCLTFLFADTFGLSLHSPALNLTLILEAFYLSFTFWLRKPLLSSESGLFIALVLDTLLWISWLYFSGGATNAFISLLLLPIAIAAVLLPFWAPWSLALLSNLAYSLMLFTMPESAMSHHGMDMQSHYLGMWVNFIISSLVLTTSVALLAKRMRRQDAQLAFMREAQLRQEKLIALGTASAQMAHRLATPLASMRLLVDELQEEADGNGPALQEMQSALTVCESTLTALRSATESIREGAQRLESAEQLLSGLSEQVNLLMPAVKLSLEPDDGLDRLQLRVDASLQPALLALIENGARASQEATGEQKVSFSAQRQGDELVLGVRDFGPGIPASLVQQLGHQIIEEPKGMGVALLLSHASLERLGGRLILGSHVDGGAVAQVYLPIQGAA
- a CDS encoding dTDP-4-dehydrorhamnose reductase family protein; translated protein: MLKIMITGATGLLGRALVEQFAKEPVTLLTCGYSRAGKDTHRLDLTDEGAVKQFIETHKPEVILHCAAERRPDVSERDPEAAKALNLAATRQLAQAAKANGAWLCYISTDYVFDGTSPDYGEEDQTYPLNFYGETKREGEQALIEVSREFAVLRLPILYGRVESLDESAVLVMLKQLVNQVPTQQDDWAVRSPTSTLDIANALVKLVARQQQAGDVAGIYHFTGTERMTKYQMLLKMAEIMGLSSKHISPQSSPSDLAKRPKDCSLSMARLKSLAIKSEIDFEQGVKYSLSRSGDALAKIGLVFDLK
- the yegS gene encoding lipid kinase YegS, with the translated sequence MKLRIILNGKKAGDELLRQAIASVRADHEIQVRVTFEAGDVARLVDEAIAEGCQRLVAAGGDGTLNELVSALMNHDKDKRCELAILPLGTANDFATAARVPADLEAALRLAAEASAYDVDVIRANDRYVVNIASGGFGAQVTANTPLALKHFLGGGAYTLSGLVQALNFKPYDGEFTIHGEASQQQLLVGAVCNGRQAGGGQVLAPDAYINDGLMDLVALHQFPIEALAQVIAELQSPKADNEYVKYHRDTQASWRSNPPMPINLDGEPIAESHVEFELKAGAIAMVLPENCPLLQPGSEPTNRESH